The Lysobacter panacisoli genome includes a window with the following:
- a CDS encoding DUF4159 domain-containing protein: MNRAQFLRLMLAGAAGALLPQPWTGARAASVEYDFWLTRLKYDSGDWDVDQRMPANLITSLIDYTTLRVDPKEHVLALADPKMLTAPFCYLAGHKLVEFNPAERRNFERYVRNGGFVFVDDCNHDIDGLFAKSFEAQMRSIFGPKALKKLPNNHALYRSFFEFKDGPPATGFELNGWGDDLVHDYLQGIEIDGRLGVLYSNKDYGCEWDYDWRNKRFLAEDNTRFAVNIVMYALSS; the protein is encoded by the coding sequence ATGAACCGCGCGCAGTTCCTCCGCCTGATGCTCGCGGGCGCGGCGGGGGCGCTGCTGCCGCAGCCGTGGACGGGCGCGCGCGCCGCGAGCGTGGAGTACGACTTCTGGCTCACCCGCCTGAAGTACGACTCCGGCGACTGGGACGTCGACCAGCGCATGCCGGCGAACCTGATCACGTCGCTGATCGACTACACGACCCTGCGCGTGGACCCGAAGGAACACGTGCTGGCGCTGGCCGATCCGAAGATGCTGACGGCGCCGTTCTGCTACCTCGCCGGGCACAAGCTCGTCGAGTTCAACCCGGCCGAGCGGCGCAACTTCGAACGCTACGTGCGCAACGGCGGCTTCGTGTTCGTGGACGACTGCAACCACGACATCGACGGCCTGTTCGCCAAGTCGTTCGAAGCGCAGATGCGTTCGATCTTCGGTCCGAAGGCGCTGAAGAAGCTGCCCAACAACCACGCGCTGTACCGCAGCTTCTTCGAGTTCAAGGACGGCCCGCCCGCGACCGGTTTCGAACTCAACGGCTGGGGCGACGACCTGGTGCACGATTACCTGCAGGGCATCGAGATCGACGGACGGCTGGGCGTGCTCTACAGCAACAAGGACTACGGTTGCGAGTGGGACTACGACTGGCGCAACAAGCGTTTCCTGGCCGAGGACAACACGAGGTTCGCGGTCAATATCGTGATGTATGCATTGAGCAGCTGA
- a CDS encoding AAA family ATPase gives MNSTLTEADIQTQLAKLGTLRSAIAQAIVGQEAVVEQLLIGLLAGGHCLLEGVPGLGKTLLVRSLGQALELQFRRVQFTPDLMPSDILGTELLEEDHGTGHRHFRFQPGPIFTNLLLADELNRTPPKTQAALLEAMQERTVSYAGVTHTLPAPFFVLATQNPLEQAGTYPLPEAQLDRFLLHIRVDYPSENEERDILAQTTGTRHSDVPSVMHGEEVLALQARVREVHFGDDLLSWVTRLVRASRPGENAPAEVRQWVKWGAGPRAGQSLVLAAKARALLHGRLAATREDIAALAAPVMRHRLLLSFAAEAEQKSADDVIAALLRSVPFAA, from the coding sequence ATGAACAGCACTCTCACCGAAGCAGACATCCAAACCCAGCTCGCGAAGCTCGGCACGTTGCGCAGCGCCATCGCACAGGCCATCGTCGGCCAGGAAGCCGTTGTCGAGCAGTTGCTGATCGGCCTGCTCGCGGGCGGGCACTGCCTGCTCGAAGGCGTGCCCGGCCTGGGCAAGACGCTGCTGGTGCGTTCGCTCGGGCAGGCGCTGGAACTGCAGTTCCGCCGCGTGCAGTTCACGCCGGACCTGATGCCCAGCGACATTCTCGGCACCGAGCTGCTGGAAGAAGACCACGGCACCGGTCATCGCCACTTCCGTTTCCAGCCGGGCCCGATCTTCACCAACCTGCTGCTCGCGGACGAACTCAACCGCACGCCGCCGAAGACGCAGGCCGCGCTGCTCGAAGCGATGCAGGAACGCACCGTCAGCTACGCCGGCGTGACCCACACGTTGCCCGCGCCGTTCTTCGTGCTTGCCACGCAGAACCCGCTGGAACAGGCCGGCACGTATCCGTTGCCTGAAGCGCAGCTCGACCGCTTCCTGCTGCACATCCGCGTCGATTACCCGAGCGAGAACGAAGAGCGCGACATCCTTGCGCAGACCACGGGCACGCGTCATTCCGACGTGCCCAGCGTGATGCACGGCGAGGAAGTGCTGGCCCTGCAGGCGCGCGTGCGCGAAGTGCATTTCGGCGACGACCTGCTGTCGTGGGTCACGCGCCTGGTGCGCGCCAGCCGCCCGGGCGAGAACGCGCCGGCGGAAGTGCGCCAGTGGGTGAAATGGGGTGCCGGTCCACGCGCGGGCCAGTCGCTGGTCCTGGCCGCGAAGGCGCGCGCGCTGCTGCACGGCCGCCTCGCCGCCACGCGCGAGGACATCGCCGCGCTCGCCGCACCGGTCATGCGCCATCGCCTGCTGCTGTCGTTCGCTGCCGAAGCCGAACAGAAGAGCGCCGACGACGTGATCGCCGCGCTGCTGCGCAGCGTGCCGTTCGCCGCCTGA
- a CDS encoding DUF58 domain-containing protein, translating to MAEPGSRIADFIPPQVRARLKDLRLTSRRAVGLQGLGLHHSRSRGAGLEFAQYRAYEPGDELRQIDWKLYARSDRFFVREAERESPLAVWLLIDASASMAQEDAARPGWSRLAAAKGLAACIAELALRQGDRFGLVALRDDGVRLLAPGAGVRQRDRFMLELHGLAARGRWPAPEQLRPLWERIGQGDLVVLLSDGFDDGSVEVMTRLAAARREVLAIRLLTAEERDFPFRGGHRFHDPETGEELLGDGTAMRGEFLERFMQARRELDARLDTAGIRHAEYVLDQPLDLPLRRLFGSRDAAEYA from the coding sequence GTGGCAGAGCCGGGTTCCCGCATCGCCGACTTCATCCCGCCGCAGGTGCGCGCGCGGTTGAAGGACCTGCGCCTGACCTCGCGCCGCGCGGTCGGGCTGCAGGGTCTGGGCCTGCACCACAGCCGCAGTCGTGGCGCGGGCCTCGAATTCGCGCAGTACCGCGCCTACGAACCCGGCGACGAACTGCGCCAGATCGACTGGAAGCTCTATGCGCGTTCCGACCGCTTCTTCGTGCGCGAGGCCGAACGCGAAAGTCCGCTGGCGGTGTGGCTGCTGATCGATGCGAGCGCGTCGATGGCACAGGAAGACGCAGCGCGTCCGGGCTGGTCGCGTCTCGCCGCGGCGAAGGGCCTGGCCGCCTGCATCGCCGAACTCGCGCTGCGCCAGGGCGACCGCTTCGGGCTGGTGGCGTTGCGCGACGACGGCGTGCGCCTGCTCGCACCCGGCGCTGGCGTGCGCCAGCGCGATCGTTTCATGCTCGAACTGCACGGCCTCGCCGCGCGCGGCCGCTGGCCCGCGCCGGAGCAGCTGCGCCCGCTGTGGGAACGCATCGGCCAGGGTGACCTGGTGGTGCTGCTGAGCGATGGCTTCGATGACGGCTCGGTCGAGGTGATGACGCGACTGGCCGCCGCGCGCCGCGAAGTGCTGGCGATCCGCCTGCTCACCGCCGAGGAACGCGATTTCCCGTTCCGGGGTGGCCATCGTTTCCACGACCCGGAAACCGGCGAGGAACTGCTCGGCGACGGCACGGCGATGCGTGGCGAGTTCCTCGAGCGCTTCATGCAGGCGCGGCGCGAACTCGATGCGCGGCTCGACACCGCCGGCATCCGCCACGCCGAGTACGTCCTCGACCAACCGCTGGACCTGCCGTTGCGACGGCTGTTCGGCTCGCGCGACGCCGCGGAGTACGCGTGA
- a CDS encoding BatA domain-containing protein, producing MSLVFLLPAGLAALAALLLPLLIHLARRSEQRPTEFAALRWLRQKPRPRHRIRFDEWPLLLVRLLLLALTALLLARPALLGDTRAQAHVAIAPGVDLAQARAAFGTTPAQWHWLAADFPAIETSAPESQASITSLVRELDARLPIDAPLTVFVPERIDGADGQRMALGRKVDWRVLPATRAASDAPATSTRAPSPSVRYAPGREPALRYLRAAHAAWQGDARATLDIAPSSQPLSPTTRSLVWLVPGPLPSVIAEWIRNGGTALVDAQAQVESASTATPLWRDDTGAVLVDGATFGRGRLMRLHRELSPQAMPQLLDASFPRHLRALFEAVPPPPSRAHAREHAPVTGGPTFTAPPRELASWLVLAIALVFLLERWMATGRRRTVAP from the coding sequence GTGAGCCTGGTCTTCCTCCTGCCGGCGGGATTGGCCGCCCTCGCCGCGTTGCTGCTGCCGCTGCTGATCCACCTGGCGCGACGCAGCGAGCAGCGACCGACGGAATTCGCGGCCCTGCGCTGGCTGCGGCAGAAGCCGCGTCCGCGTCATCGGATCCGCTTCGACGAGTGGCCGCTCCTGCTGGTGCGCCTGCTGCTGCTCGCGCTCACGGCGCTGCTGCTCGCGCGTCCGGCGCTGCTCGGCGACACGCGCGCGCAGGCACATGTCGCGATTGCGCCCGGCGTCGACCTCGCACAGGCACGCGCGGCGTTCGGAACGACGCCCGCGCAATGGCATTGGCTGGCGGCCGATTTTCCCGCCATCGAAACAAGCGCGCCCGAATCGCAGGCGAGCATCACCAGTCTCGTGCGCGAACTAGATGCACGGCTGCCTATCGACGCACCGCTGACGGTATTCGTTCCCGAACGGATCGACGGCGCCGACGGCCAACGCATGGCGCTCGGACGCAAGGTCGACTGGCGCGTATTGCCTGCGACGAGGGCCGCGTCTGACGCGCCCGCGACGAGCACGCGCGCGCCGTCGCCGAGCGTGCGGTACGCGCCGGGTCGCGAACCGGCGCTGCGTTACCTGCGCGCGGCGCACGCTGCGTGGCAGGGCGACGCGCGGGCGACGCTCGACATCGCACCGTCGTCGCAGCCACTGTCGCCCACGACGCGATCGCTGGTATGGCTCGTGCCGGGCCCGTTGCCGTCGGTAATCGCAGAGTGGATCCGCAATGGCGGTACCGCGCTCGTGGATGCGCAGGCGCAGGTCGAGAGCGCTTCGACGGCGACGCCGCTGTGGCGCGACGACACCGGCGCCGTGCTGGTCGATGGCGCGACGTTCGGACGTGGCCGACTAATGCGTCTGCACCGCGAACTGTCACCGCAGGCGATGCCGCAACTGCTCGATGCCTCGTTCCCGCGCCATCTGCGCGCGCTGTTCGAAGCGGTTCCGCCTCCGCCGTCGCGTGCGCACGCACGTGAACACGCACCGGTGACCGGTGGCCCGACCTTCACCGCACCGCCACGCGAACTCGCGTCGTGGCTGGTGCTTGCGATCGCGCTGGTGTTCCTGCTCGAACGCTGGATGGCGACCGGTCGCCGCCGGACGGTGGCGCCGTGA
- a CDS encoding carboxypeptidase regulatory-like domain-containing protein, with the protein MTAPLSPVPAFMSPEAVALVLVVAVVIACARLLLKQYRAEPASRSRGWRIALLVFAQPLCAVLLYFALWPPTVPGEAGTLIVATGGATRAQADAARGDTTVALPEANAWDGVARVPDLATALRQHPGTQRVRVIGAGLNARDRDAARGVALDFVPAPLPRGLVELDGPDRVAAGASFRIGGRANEAGPNTVVELLDPARRRVDRVAVGADGRFVLTANARTPGAATFTVRLRDASQRTIEDVAWPLQIEASPPPRVLLVAGAPGPEVKYLRRWADDAGLPLRTQMSVGGGVQLGDAPVAFNAGSLARFDIVVLDERAWSTLGDAQRGALHDAVRNGLGLLVRVTAALSDAERRRLRALGFDVDAGRDSAAFQLAGNAPDDDAVRARLGPGTRDAPRAHDAVVEEVPQLTRRSLRVRADDSVQIAAAQDGAALGQWRAMGRGRVGVWTATDTYRLVLAGRDDLHSELWSDVVATLARAKPGTAFSIEGAARAGERVALCGLPAVQASVTTPAGVDVPVLRDPTTGSRACAAFWPREGGWHRLRSGEREQWLYVRAANEAPGLRANELRTATLALATSAPAVATTNTVVAPRHPTSRWPWWLSWLLASVALWWFERSRLGRRAA; encoded by the coding sequence ATGACCGCGCCGCTGTCGCCCGTGCCTGCGTTCATGTCACCGGAGGCGGTGGCGCTCGTGCTGGTCGTTGCCGTCGTCATCGCATGCGCACGACTGTTGCTGAAGCAGTACCGCGCCGAACCCGCCTCACGTTCGCGAGGCTGGCGTATTGCATTGCTTGTGTTCGCGCAGCCGTTGTGCGCGGTGTTGCTGTATTTCGCGCTATGGCCGCCGACGGTGCCGGGCGAAGCGGGCACGCTGATCGTCGCGACGGGCGGCGCCACGCGCGCACAGGCCGACGCTGCGCGCGGCGACACCACGGTGGCTTTGCCGGAAGCCAATGCATGGGACGGCGTGGCGCGCGTGCCCGATCTCGCCACTGCGTTGCGCCAGCATCCGGGTACGCAGCGCGTGCGCGTGATCGGCGCGGGATTGAACGCGCGCGATCGCGACGCGGCGCGCGGCGTGGCGCTGGATTTCGTGCCGGCACCGCTGCCGCGCGGACTGGTCGAACTCGACGGCCCCGATCGCGTCGCCGCCGGTGCCTCGTTCCGGATTGGCGGCCGCGCGAACGAGGCGGGCCCGAATACCGTGGTGGAACTGCTCGATCCCGCGCGCCGTCGCGTCGACCGCGTCGCGGTCGGTGCGGATGGCCGCTTCGTGCTCACGGCGAATGCGCGCACGCCGGGCGCCGCGACCTTCACGGTGCGACTGCGCGACGCCTCGCAGCGCACGATCGAGGACGTGGCGTGGCCGCTCCAGATCGAGGCTTCGCCGCCCCCACGCGTGTTGCTGGTGGCCGGCGCGCCCGGGCCGGAAGTGAAGTACCTGCGGCGCTGGGCGGACGACGCCGGCCTGCCGCTGCGTACGCAGATGTCGGTCGGCGGCGGCGTGCAGCTGGGCGATGCGCCGGTCGCGTTCAATGCGGGTTCGCTCGCGCGCTTCGACATCGTCGTGCTCGACGAGCGCGCGTGGTCCACCCTTGGCGATGCACAGCGCGGTGCGCTTCACGATGCCGTGCGCAACGGGCTCGGACTGCTTGTGCGCGTCACCGCCGCGTTGTCCGATGCGGAACGCCGTCGCCTGCGCGCGCTCGGTTTCGACGTCGATGCCGGTCGCGACAGCGCTGCGTTCCAGCTGGCTGGCAACGCGCCCGACGACGATGCGGTGCGCGCACGTCTCGGCCCCGGCACGCGCGATGCGCCGCGCGCGCACGACGCCGTCGTTGAGGAAGTGCCGCAACTCACGCGCCGCAGTTTGCGCGTGCGTGCCGACGACAGCGTCCAGATCGCCGCTGCGCAGGACGGCGCGGCACTTGGACAGTGGCGTGCGATGGGGCGCGGACGCGTCGGGGTATGGACCGCAACCGATACGTATCGACTCGTTCTCGCCGGGCGCGACGATCTTCATTCGGAGCTGTGGTCGGACGTAGTGGCGACACTGGCGCGCGCCAAGCCCGGTACTGCGTTTAGCATCGAAGGCGCTGCGCGCGCGGGTGAACGCGTCGCGCTGTGCGGCCTTCCCGCCGTGCAGGCAAGCGTGACGACGCCGGCGGGCGTGGATGTGCCGGTGCTGCGCGATCCCACGACCGGATCGCGCGCCTGCGCGGCGTTCTGGCCGCGCGAGGGCGGCTGGCATCGCCTGCGTTCCGGCGAACGCGAGCAGTGGCTGTATGTGCGCGCCGCGAACGAGGCGCCGGGCCTTCGCGCGAACGAACTGCGCACGGCGACGCTGGCGCTGGCCACTTCGGCTCCGGCCGTCGCGACGACGAACACTGTCGTTGCGCCGCGTCATCCGACCTCGCGCTGGCCGTGGTGGTTGTCGTGGCTGCTGGCGAGCGTCGCGCTGTGGTGGTTCGAGCGTTCGCGCCTCGGTCGTCGGGCGGCCTGA
- the btuB gene encoding TonB-dependent vitamin B12 receptor produces the protein MSPRNATPIHAALALACALALPALARAQAATDLDEVVVTANRTAISVNDALTPVEVIDAEQIRHSQARSLPELLQGRAGISLSNQGGQGKLTTLFLRGAESDHVLVLVDGIRIGSSTSGLVSFQDLPIEMIERVEIVRGPRASLYGSDAIGGVIQVFTRRDRGAFVPRVRFDAGSNDSLGYGMGFGGASERAWFGADYQHTRTTGINACNGFFDPLTFDGAGCFIATDSQPDRDGYDKDALSLRGGVQFGEQWSLEGHALRNEGDNEFDGDFTDRSETIQQVIGGKLRWRPSERVDLHLTAGRNVDASDNFLGEDFVDFFSTDRDSATLQGDFGIASGQLLTLGLDWLRDRVDATTTYDETERDNKAAFVQYQGRFGAQSLEASVRRDDNEQFGGHTTGSAAWGMSFAENWRVRAGYGTAFKAPTFNELYFPFFSNPDLDPEESETWELGVGWQGDGVGVNLDAFSTDVDDLIAFDASQNRPNNVDSARMRGAELTANATLADWTVNGAISWLDTENRSGFFEGNDLARRAKNSARIEIDRAFGAFRVGVTAAGEGSRYDDVANTRRLAGYGTLDLRAEYALSDALTLQARVANVFDREYETVSFYNQPGREWYLTLRYAPVN, from the coding sequence ATGTCCCCGCGTAATGCCACCCCGATCCACGCCGCACTCGCGCTCGCCTGCGCCCTCGCGTTGCCCGCCCTCGCCCGCGCGCAGGCCGCCACCGATCTCGACGAAGTCGTCGTCACCGCCAACCGCACCGCGATCAGCGTCAACGATGCGCTCACACCGGTGGAAGTGATCGACGCCGAACAGATCCGCCACAGCCAGGCGCGCTCGCTGCCCGAACTGCTGCAGGGCCGCGCCGGCATCTCGCTGTCCAACCAGGGCGGCCAGGGCAAGCTGACCACGCTGTTCCTGCGCGGCGCGGAATCCGACCACGTGCTGGTGCTGGTCGACGGCATCCGCATCGGTTCATCGACCTCGGGGCTGGTGTCGTTCCAGGACCTGCCGATCGAAATGATCGAGCGCGTGGAAATCGTGCGCGGTCCGCGCGCGAGCCTGTACGGCAGCGACGCCATCGGTGGCGTGATCCAGGTGTTCACCCGTCGCGACCGCGGCGCATTCGTGCCGCGCGTGCGGTTCGATGCCGGCAGCAACGACTCGCTCGGATACGGCATGGGCTTCGGCGGCGCCAGCGAGCGCGCCTGGTTCGGCGCCGACTACCAGCACACGCGCACCACCGGCATCAACGCCTGCAACGGTTTCTTCGATCCGTTGACCTTCGACGGCGCGGGCTGCTTCATCGCCACCGACTCGCAGCCAGATCGCGACGGCTACGACAAGGATGCGCTGTCGCTGCGCGGCGGCGTGCAGTTCGGCGAGCAGTGGAGCCTGGAAGGCCATGCGCTGCGCAACGAGGGCGACAACGAATTCGACGGCGATTTCACCGATCGTTCCGAGACGATCCAGCAGGTGATCGGCGGCAAGCTGCGCTGGCGCCCGTCCGAGCGCGTCGACCTGCACCTCACCGCCGGCCGCAACGTCGATGCCTCCGACAACTTCCTCGGCGAGGACTTCGTCGATTTCTTCAGCACCGATCGCGACAGCGCGACGCTGCAGGGCGACTTCGGCATCGCCAGCGGCCAGCTGCTGACGCTGGGCCTGGACTGGCTGCGCGACCGCGTCGATGCGACCACCACCTACGACGAGACCGAGCGCGACAACAAGGCCGCGTTCGTGCAGTACCAGGGCCGCTTCGGTGCGCAGTCGCTCGAGGCGAGCGTGCGTCGCGACGACAACGAACAGTTCGGCGGGCACACCACCGGCAGCGCGGCGTGGGGCATGAGTTTCGCCGAGAACTGGCGCGTCCGCGCGGGCTACGGCACCGCCTTCAAGGCGCCGACCTTCAACGAGCTGTACTTCCCGTTCTTCAGCAATCCGGACCTCGATCCGGAAGAGTCGGAGACGTGGGAACTCGGCGTGGGCTGGCAGGGCGACGGCGTGGGCGTGAACCTCGACGCCTTCAGCACCGACGTCGACGACCTGATCGCCTTCGACGCCAGCCAGAACCGCCCGAACAACGTCGACAGTGCGCGCATGCGCGGCGCCGAACTCACCGCCAACGCCACGCTCGCCGACTGGACCGTCAACGGCGCGATCAGCTGGCTCGACACCGAGAACCGCTCCGGCTTCTTCGAAGGCAACGACCTCGCCCGCCGCGCGAAGAACAGCGCACGCATCGAGATCGACCGTGCCTTCGGCGCGTTCCGCGTCGGCGTCACCGCGGCCGGTGAAGGCTCGCGCTACGACGACGTCGCCAACACGCGCCGTCTCGCCGGCTACGGCACGCTCGACCTGCGCGCCGAGTACGCGCTGAGCGACGCGCTGACGCTGCAGGCCCGCGTCGCCAACGTGTTCGATCGCGAATACGAGACCGTGTCGTTCTACAACCAGCCCGGCCGCGAGTGGTACCTGACGCTGCGCTACGCGCCCGTCAACTGA
- a CDS encoding TfoX/Sxy family protein, translating to MTTGTSTDKLRNIGPKSAAWLRQVGLRTREDLAAAGTVDAFMRVKRAGFKPTLNLLYAIEGALQDCHWQEISDERRSELVVAAEAAIALLPPPRYRPAAAPVTTTQMGEESSMAMPSLFDEPGERE from the coding sequence ATGACGACGGGTACGAGTACGGACAAGCTGCGCAACATCGGACCCAAGTCCGCCGCCTGGCTGCGCCAGGTCGGCCTTCGCACCCGCGAGGACCTGGCCGCGGCGGGTACGGTGGATGCTTTCATGCGCGTCAAGCGCGCGGGCTTCAAGCCCACCCTCAACCTGCTGTACGCCATCGAGGGTGCGCTGCAGGACTGCCATTGGCAGGAGATCTCCGACGAACGCCGCAGCGAGCTGGTCGTCGCCGCCGAAGCCGCCATCGCCCTGCTGCCGCCGCCACGCTACCGGCCGGCCGCCGCGCCGGTCACGACCACGCAGATGGGCGAAGAGAGCAGCATGGCCATGCCGTCGCTGTTCGACGAACCCGGCGAACGCGAGTAA
- a CDS encoding GAF domain-containing protein, translating into MFTSESLSGPKPEQYAQLLAQARALLHGERDRIANAANLSALVYHSLPALNWVGFYFFDGRELVVGPFQGLPACVRIPLDKGVCGAAASTRQTQRIEDVHAFPGHIACDSASNSELVVPLVAADGSLIGVFDLDSPEHARFDVEDQHGLESIAQAFVESLE; encoded by the coding sequence ATGTTCACCAGCGAAAGTCTAAGCGGCCCCAAGCCGGAACAGTACGCACAGCTGCTCGCGCAGGCGCGCGCGCTGCTGCACGGTGAGCGCGACCGCATCGCCAACGCGGCCAACCTCTCGGCACTGGTCTACCACTCGCTGCCGGCGCTCAACTGGGTGGGATTCTATTTCTTCGACGGTCGCGAACTGGTCGTCGGCCCGTTCCAGGGCCTGCCGGCCTGCGTGCGCATCCCGCTCGACAAGGGCGTGTGCGGTGCCGCGGCCAGCACCCGCCAGACCCAGCGCATCGAGGACGTCCATGCGTTCCCGGGTCATATCGCCTGCGATTCGGCCTCCAACTCGGAGTTGGTGGTGCCGCTGGTGGCCGCCGACGGCTCCCTGATCGGCGTGTTCGATCTCGACAGTCCTGAACACGCCCGTTTTGACGTTGAAGACCAGCACGGCCTGGAGTCGATCGCGCAGGCATTCGTGGAGTCGCTGGAATGA
- the bioD gene encoding dethiobiotin synthase yields MSRGWFVTGTDTGIGKSLASATLLHALRTRGLRAVGMKPLASGCEYTPEGWRNEDALALQAASDPRPAYEDVNPYALPQPLAPELAAADAGVEIALAPMLDAFERLSAHADTVVVEGVGGWAAPLSATLDQRDLVRALDLPVVLVVGLRLGCINHARLTARAIEADGLHLAGWIANDIDPHMARADDNFELLLQRLPVRCWGRLPFRDTPEPAKLAHLLETA; encoded by the coding sequence ATGAGCCGCGGCTGGTTCGTCACGGGCACCGACACGGGCATCGGCAAATCGCTGGCCAGTGCGACGCTGCTGCACGCATTGCGCACGCGTGGCTTGCGTGCGGTGGGCATGAAGCCGCTCGCGAGCGGTTGCGAATACACGCCGGAAGGATGGCGCAACGAGGATGCACTCGCGTTGCAGGCGGCGAGCGATCCGCGCCCCGCGTACGAGGACGTGAATCCGTACGCATTGCCGCAGCCGCTGGCGCCGGAGCTGGCCGCCGCCGACGCAGGCGTCGAGATCGCGCTGGCGCCGATGCTCGACGCCTTCGAGCGCCTGTCGGCGCATGCAGACACGGTCGTCGTGGAGGGTGTGGGAGGATGGGCCGCACCGCTGTCGGCCACGCTGGACCAGCGCGATCTGGTCCGTGCGCTGGACTTGCCGGTGGTGCTGGTGGTCGGGCTGCGCCTGGGCTGCATCAACCATGCGCGGCTGACCGCGCGCGCGATCGAGGCCGACGGGCTGCACCTGGCGGGCTGGATCGCCAACGACATCGACCCGCACATGGCGCGCGCGGACGACAACTTCGAATTGCTCCTGCAACGCCTGCCGGTTCGGTGCTGGGGCCGACTTCCGTTCCGTGATACACCCGAACCGGCAAAGTTGGCGCATTTGCTCGAAACGGCGTGA
- a CDS encoding efflux RND transporter periplasmic adaptor subunit: MLKNPRTVAVAAALALALSACGGKDQAQQGGMPPPEVGVVKVQPSDVPLQKDLVGRLAAFRSADVRARVPGVLQRRVYEEGSDVKAGQVLFLIDPAPLQAEVGQSQASLASAQANYANAKAAADRARRLAPEKFVSQSDLDNALAAERSAAAAVKQAEAALANSRINLGYATVTAPISGRANQQQVTEGALVGQGTPTLLTTIDQIDQLYVNFSLSVTELEQIRRAQLTSRDSHVQVILPDGTPYERQGALDFSGDVVDPATGAIALRARIPNPDKTLLPGTFVTLKATLGVQPNAYVVPQIGVLRDAKSAYVLVVGADGNVARKDVTTDRQQGSNWIVTKGLAPGDQVVVSGVQRAQPGQPAKATPAPPAGQPADAGKAAAAGPDAKSEAKAEPAKAPATKD; this comes from the coding sequence ATGCTCAAGAACCCGCGCACGGTGGCTGTCGCCGCCGCGTTGGCACTCGCACTGTCCGCCTGCGGCGGCAAGGATCAGGCCCAGCAGGGCGGCATGCCCCCGCCGGAAGTCGGCGTGGTCAAGGTGCAGCCCAGCGACGTTCCGCTGCAGAAGGACCTGGTGGGCCGGCTGGCCGCATTCCGCAGCGCCGACGTCCGTGCCCGCGTGCCGGGCGTGCTGCAGCGCCGCGTCTATGAAGAAGGCAGCGACGTGAAGGCCGGCCAGGTGCTGTTCCTGATCGATCCGGCGCCGCTGCAGGCCGAAGTCGGCCAGTCGCAGGCCTCGCTGGCTTCGGCGCAGGCCAATTACGCCAACGCCAAGGCCGCGGCCGATCGTGCCCGCCGCCTGGCGCCGGAGAAGTTCGTCTCGCAGTCCGACCTCGACAACGCCCTCGCCGCCGAGCGCAGCGCCGCCGCGGCGGTGAAGCAGGCCGAAGCCGCGCTGGCCAATTCGCGCATCAACCTCGGCTACGCCACGGTGACCGCGCCGATCAGCGGTCGCGCCAACCAGCAGCAGGTCACCGAAGGCGCGCTGGTCGGGCAGGGCACGCCGACGCTGCTGACCACGATCGACCAGATCGACCAGCTGTACGTGAACTTCTCGCTGAGCGTGACCGAGCTGGAGCAGATCCGCCGTGCGCAGCTGACGTCGCGCGACTCGCACGTGCAGGTGATCCTGCCGGACGGCACGCCGTACGAACGCCAGGGCGCGCTGGACTTCTCCGGCGACGTGGTCGATCCGGCCACGGGTGCGATCGCGCTGCGCGCGCGCATCCCGAATCCGGACAAGACCCTGCTGCCGGGTACTTTCGTGACCCTGAAGGCGACGCTGGGCGTGCAGCCCAACGCTTATGTCGTGCCGCAGATCGGCGTGCTGCGCGATGCCAAGAGCGCGTACGTGCTGGTCGTCGGCGCCGACGGCAACGTCGCGCGCAAGGACGTGACCACCGACCGCCAGCAGGGTTCCAACTGGATCGTCACCAAGGGCCTGGCCCCGGGCGACCAGGTCGTCGTCTCCGGTGTCCAGCGTGCGCAGCCGGGCCAGCCGGCCAAGGCCACGCCGGCGCCGCCGGCCGGCCAGCCTGCCGATGCCGGCAAGGCCGCGGCCGCCGGTCCCGACGCGAAGAGTGAAGCGAAGGCCGAGCCCGCCAAGGCACCGGCCACGAAGGACTAA